The following proteins are co-located in the Haloplanus sp. HW8-1 genome:
- a CDS encoding universal stress protein yields the protein MYDTILVPTDGSAGAEAAARHALDLASAFESTVVVLSVVDDGAVSSGIADVDPQIAALERAAREAIETVERLAEGSDRLIETAIERGRPHEAIRAFAEREGVDLISMGTHGRTGLDRLLLGSVAERVVRTSPAPVLTARDGSAERDGYDAVLLPTDGSEAASSAIEHGLAVADRYDATVHTLSVIDAEALAGASSIGMSVPDVVDDLESDHEAAVEAIADRSASRGIDAVTRVEQGVPHRAIRDYVDEEGIDLVAMGTHGRTGLDRYLLGSVTDRVVRASAAPVLVTR from the coding sequence ATGTACGACACCATCCTCGTCCCGACGGACGGGAGCGCGGGGGCCGAGGCGGCCGCGCGACACGCACTCGACCTCGCGTCGGCGTTCGAGTCGACGGTGGTCGTCCTGAGCGTCGTCGACGACGGGGCGGTCAGCAGCGGGATCGCCGACGTCGACCCGCAGATTGCGGCGCTGGAGCGGGCGGCACGGGAGGCGATCGAGACGGTCGAGCGCCTCGCCGAGGGGAGCGATCGGCTGATCGAGACGGCGATCGAGCGGGGACGGCCCCACGAGGCGATCCGCGCGTTCGCCGAGCGGGAGGGCGTCGATCTGATCTCGATGGGAACCCACGGCCGGACGGGGCTCGACCGCCTGTTGCTCGGGAGCGTCGCCGAGCGCGTCGTCCGGACGAGTCCTGCACCCGTACTCACGGCCAGGGACGGGTCGGCCGAAAGGGACGGGTACGACGCGGTGTTGCTTCCCACCGACGGGAGCGAGGCGGCGTCGTCGGCGATCGAGCACGGCCTCGCCGTCGCCGATCGGTACGACGCGACCGTCCACACGCTCTCGGTGATCGACGCCGAGGCGCTGGCCGGCGCATCGAGCATCGGCATGAGCGTCCCCGACGTGGTCGACGATCTGGAATCGGACCACGAGGCCGCCGTCGAGGCGATCGCGGATCGGAGTGCCAGTCGCGGGATCGACGCGGTGACGCGGGTGGAGCAGGGCGTCCCCCACCGGGCGATCCGTGACTACGTCGATGAGGAGGGGATCGACCTCGTGGCGATGGGGACGCACGGTCGGACGGGGCTGGATCGGTACCTCCTCGGGAGCGTGACCGATCGCGTGGTCCGAGCGAGTGCGGCGCCGGTACTCGTGACCCGGTAA
- a CDS encoding transcription initiation factor IIB, which translates to MTQQPHSLREVGGEQHATTETTEDEQSAERTCPECNASLVADEAHGETVCESCGLVVEADEIDHGPEWRAFDSSERAEKSRVGAPTTKLLHDDGLSSVIDWQDRDAKGRTIDGSKRRKLQRLRTWDERFRSKNAQERNLKQALGEIDRMSSALGLPENVRETASVVYRRALEDDLLRGRSIEAMATASLYAAARQASVPRSLDEFEPVSRVERKEFSRAYRYIVRELELAIEPANPLEYLPRFASDLDLGGETKTRARALLEEGMESGVHSGKSPVGLAAAAIYAASILEGDKVTQKEVCSVSDVSEVTVRNRYTELLEAGTDPDAARAA; encoded by the coding sequence ATGACTCAGCAGCCCCACTCCCTCCGAGAGGTCGGCGGGGAACAGCACGCGACGACCGAGACCACCGAAGACGAGCAGTCGGCGGAACGGACGTGTCCGGAGTGTAACGCGTCCCTCGTCGCCGACGAAGCGCACGGCGAGACCGTGTGTGAGTCGTGCGGTCTCGTCGTCGAGGCCGACGAGATCGACCACGGGCCCGAGTGGCGAGCCTTCGACTCCAGCGAACGCGCGGAGAAGAGCCGTGTCGGCGCCCCGACGACGAAACTCCTCCACGACGACGGCCTGTCGTCGGTCATCGACTGGCAGGACCGGGACGCCAAGGGGCGAACCATCGACGGGAGCAAGCGTCGCAAACTCCAGCGGCTCCGGACCTGGGACGAGCGGTTCCGCTCGAAGAACGCCCAAGAGCGCAACCTGAAGCAGGCACTCGGCGAGATAGATCGGATGTCTTCGGCGCTCGGTCTCCCCGAGAACGTCCGCGAGACCGCGAGCGTGGTCTACCGCCGCGCCCTGGAGGACGACCTGCTTCGTGGCCGCTCGATCGAGGCGATGGCGACGGCGTCGCTCTACGCCGCCGCCCGACAGGCGTCCGTGCCGCGGAGCCTCGACGAGTTCGAGCCCGTCAGCCGGGTGGAACGCAAGGAGTTCTCGCGTGCCTACCGCTACATCGTCCGCGAACTCGAACTCGCCATCGAACCCGCCAACCCGCTCGAATATCTGCCACGCTTCGCCTCCGACCTCGACCTCGGTGGCGAGACGAAGACGCGCGCCCGGGCGCTCCTCGAGGAGGGCATGGAGAGCGGCGTCCACAGCGGCAAGAGCCCCGTCGGCCTCGCGGCCGCCGCCATCTACGCCGCGTCCATCCTCGAAGGCGACAAAGTGACCCAGAAGGAGGTGTGTTCGGTGAGCGACGTCTCCGAGGTGACCGTCCGCAACCGATACACCGAGTTGCTGGAGGCCGGCACCGATCCGGACGCCGCCCGCGCCGCCTAG
- a CDS encoding TrmB family transcriptional regulator → MTQYTSSDAGTDSLVEEAVSTLRTFELTEYEAKCFVALTRLREGTAKEVSDVADVPRARIYDSMDTLQDRGLVSVQESKPRRFRAVSPRESVELLEQQCRSRLDRLGTILPRLGSPDRSSSAGEVWTMEGETAVSERLATLVGDATDEVLLAVAVDALLGEDLIDALADAADRGVEVTVGSPDESVRADLDAALDGADVVETWTWWDSVPIEPGAVTSVCMVDGDALLVSADAATDLPGVRKHRAVWTDSAEAPVVGLMRPLLATAIRGDYRSD, encoded by the coding sequence GTGACTCAATACACATCTTCGGACGCCGGCACCGACTCGCTCGTCGAGGAAGCAGTGAGTACGCTCCGGACGTTCGAACTCACCGAGTACGAGGCGAAATGTTTCGTGGCGCTCACGCGCTTGCGCGAAGGCACGGCGAAGGAGGTGAGCGACGTCGCCGACGTGCCACGTGCCCGCATCTACGACAGCATGGACACGCTACAGGATCGGGGTCTCGTCAGCGTTCAGGAATCGAAGCCCCGCCGGTTCCGGGCCGTTTCCCCCCGCGAATCCGTCGAACTGCTGGAACAGCAGTGCCGGAGTCGGCTCGATCGGCTCGGCACCATCCTCCCTCGCCTCGGCTCGCCCGACCGCTCTTCCAGCGCCGGCGAAGTCTGGACGATGGAGGGAGAGACGGCCGTTTCGGAGCGTCTCGCGACGCTCGTCGGTGACGCCACGGACGAGGTGTTGCTGGCCGTGGCCGTCGACGCGCTTCTCGGCGAGGACCTGATCGACGCGCTCGCCGACGCCGCCGACCGTGGCGTCGAGGTGACGGTCGGCTCGCCCGACGAATCGGTTCGGGCGGACCTCGACGCTGCTCTCGACGGTGCCGACGTGGTCGAGACGTGGACTTGGTGGGACTCGGTTCCGATCGAACCCGGCGCGGTCACGAGCGTGTGCATGGTCGACGGCGACGCGCTTCTGGTCAGCGCGGACGCCGCGACCGACCTCCCCGGCGTCCGCAAGCATCGCGCCGTGTGGACCGACAGCGCCGAGGCCCCCGTCGTCGGGCTGATGCGGCCACTGCTCGCGACGGCGATCCGCGGCGACTATCGTAGCGATTGA
- the panB gene encoding 3-methyl-2-oxobutanoate hydroxymethyltransferase, which yields MPTVQEIRQASADGEPLTMLTAYDAPTAGIVDAAGIDVILVGDSMGNAVLGYDSTLPVTMEDVASHTAAVTRATEEALVVADMPFLSYGTSEGDGIENAGRLLKEAGANAVKIESGPHTVELTERLVQLGIPVMAHLGLTPQRLNQVGGYTRQGTTESDAREIRDLARRHEEAGAFSLVLEHVPDDLAADVTADLDIPVIGIGAGPETDGQVLVVTDVIGLSASAPPFAEEFGDVRGEIEDAVTAYREAVEDGAFPDSND from the coding sequence ATGCCAACGGTACAGGAGATCCGGCAGGCGTCGGCGGACGGGGAACCGCTGACGATGCTGACGGCGTACGACGCGCCGACGGCTGGGATCGTCGACGCGGCCGGGATCGACGTGATCTTGGTCGGCGACAGCATGGGAAACGCCGTTCTCGGCTACGACTCGACGCTCCCCGTGACGATGGAGGACGTAGCGAGTCACACGGCGGCAGTGACACGAGCGACGGAGGAGGCACTCGTCGTCGCCGACATGCCCTTTCTGAGCTACGGGACGAGCGAGGGCGACGGGATCGAGAACGCTGGACGCCTCCTCAAGGAGGCGGGCGCGAACGCGGTCAAGATCGAGTCGGGGCCACACACGGTCGAACTGACCGAACGACTCGTCCAACTCGGCATCCCGGTGATGGCTCACCTCGGGTTGACGCCGCAGCGACTCAACCAGGTCGGCGGCTACACCCGGCAGGGGACGACCGAGTCCGACGCCCGTGAGATCCGCGACCTCGCGCGGCGCCACGAGGAAGCGGGGGCGTTCTCGCTGGTGCTCGAACACGTGCCGGACGACCTCGCTGCCGACGTGACCGCCGACCTCGACATCCCGGTGATCGGCATCGGTGCCGGTCCGGAGACGGACGGACAGGTACTCGTGGTAACAGACGTGATCGGGCTCTCGGCGTCGGCGCCGCCCTTTGCCGAGGAGTTCGGCGACGTTCGTGGCGAAATCGAGGACGCAGTGACGGCCTATCGCGAGGCGGTCGAGGACGGGGCGTTCCCCGATAGTAACGATTGA
- a CDS encoding ketopantoate reductase family protein translates to MEILIFGAGSLGSLLGGLLSRAHDVTLVGRDPHVAAVREAGLRITGVADLDTAPSATTDGTGASADLALLTVKAYDTEAAARDLATGDVGAVCSLQNGMGNETTLADHLDVPIVAGTATVGARLADPGHVEWLGRGRLTVGPWRPADDVETAERVVAALRAVDLDADVTTNVRARLWEKLAINAAINPVTALARVENGALSPPGDLADLATTAGVETARVARATGTALSDAAVTEAIEAVVRGTARNRSSMHQDVVAGRRTEVEAINGYVVERAEVAGESVPVNRTLATLIRGWEAGTGLR, encoded by the coding sequence ATGGAGATACTGATCTTCGGGGCGGGGAGCCTCGGTAGCCTGCTCGGGGGCCTGCTCTCCCGGGCCCACGACGTGACGCTCGTCGGTCGGGACCCACACGTCGCCGCAGTGCGGGAAGCGGGGCTCCGGATTACGGGCGTCGCGGACCTCGACACCGCCCCGTCGGCGACGACGGACGGGACGGGGGCGAGCGCGGATCTCGCCCTCCTGACGGTCAAGGCCTACGACACCGAGGCGGCCGCCCGCGACCTCGCGACCGGCGACGTCGGGGCGGTCTGCTCGCTCCAGAACGGGATGGGCAACGAGACGACGCTCGCCGACCACCTCGACGTCCCGATAGTCGCCGGGACGGCCACCGTCGGCGCCCGACTCGCCGATCCCGGCCACGTCGAGTGGCTCGGCCGCGGCCGCCTCACGGTCGGCCCCTGGCGGCCGGCCGACGACGTCGAGACCGCCGAGCGGGTCGTCGCGGCCCTTCGAGCGGTCGATCTCGACGCCGACGTGACGACCAACGTGCGGGCACGACTCTGGGAGAAACTGGCGATCAACGCGGCGATCAACCCGGTCACGGCGCTGGCCCGCGTCGAGAACGGAGCGCTGTCGCCACCGGGTGATCTCGCCGACCTCGCGACAACGGCGGGCGTCGAGACGGCACGCGTCGCGCGGGCGACAGGGACGGCGCTGTCCGACGCGGCGGTAACCGAGGCCATCGAGGCGGTCGTCCGCGGGACCGCACGGAACCGCTCGTCGATGCATCAGGACGTGGTCGCCGGCCGACGGACCGAAGTGGAGGCAATCAACGGTTACGTCGTGGAGCGGGCCGAGGTGGCTGGGGAGTCGGTGCCGGTCAACCGGACGCTCGCGACGCTGATCCGGGGCTGGGAGGCCGGCACAGGGCTCCGATAA
- a CDS encoding AIM24 family protein, which translates to MTLDEFAASNAPAEGGDTFQLQNHKLLAVDLDGTVTARVGSMVAYNGDVTFSGKASAEGGVTGFLKSKATSEGTPVMDAEGSGRLYLADQGKEVGIVALDDGESISVNGEDVLAFESSVDYEISTIDSLAGSSTGGLTNVFLTGPGDVAITTHGDPVVLSPPVVTDPSATVAWSGVLSPSAGVNRSLSDLVGQSSEETYQLDFSGAEGFVVVQPFEER; encoded by the coding sequence ATGACACTGGACGAGTTCGCCGCGTCGAACGCGCCGGCGGAGGGTGGCGACACCTTCCAGCTACAGAACCACAAACTCCTCGCCGTCGATCTCGACGGGACGGTGACGGCCAGGGTGGGGTCGATGGTCGCCTACAACGGTGACGTGACCTTCTCCGGGAAGGCCTCCGCCGAGGGCGGCGTGACGGGGTTCCTGAAGAGCAAGGCGACGAGCGAGGGAACGCCGGTGATGGACGCCGAGGGGTCGGGGCGTCTCTACCTCGCCGATCAGGGGAAGGAAGTGGGTATCGTCGCCCTCGATGATGGAGAGTCCATCTCCGTCAACGGCGAGGACGTCCTCGCGTTCGAGTCGTCCGTGGACTACGAGATCAGCACCATCGACAGCCTCGCCGGGTCGTCGACGGGTGGGCTGACCAACGTCTTCCTCACGGGGCCGGGCGACGTGGCCATCACGACCCACGGCGACCCGGTCGTGCTGTCGCCGCCGGTCGTCACGGACCCGAGCGCGACGGTGGCCTGGAGCGGGGTGCTCTCGCCGTCTGCCGGGGTGAACCGAAGTCTGAGCGACCTGGTCGGCCAGTCCTCGGAGGAGACCTATCAACTCGACTTCTCGGGGGCGGAGGGGTTCGTCGTCGTCCAGCCGTTCGAGGAGCGGTGA
- a CDS encoding HalOD1 output domain-containing protein → MSATSEESARMRSDPSLHRAQIDWDRREPVSFTVQVALGDVEECEPIELDPLADYVDPDALEAFFTGPPDVLAKRSITFEYGDHLVHVDGRGEVIVD, encoded by the coding sequence ATGTCAGCGACGAGCGAAGAGAGTGCACGGATGCGGTCGGACCCGAGTCTTCACCGGGCGCAGATCGACTGGGACCGCCGCGAACCGGTAAGTTTCACCGTGCAGGTTGCCCTCGGCGATGTCGAAGAGTGCGAGCCGATCGAACTCGACCCCCTCGCGGATTACGTCGATCCCGACGCCCTGGAGGCGTTTTTCACGGGACCCCCGGACGTACTGGCAAAGCGGAGTATCACGTTCGAGTACGGGGACCATCTGGTCCACGTCGACGGCCGCGGCGAGGTCATCGTCGACTGA
- a CDS encoding COG1361 S-layer family protein, whose translation MQATHRNALFAALVVVATVAAAGAVTGQSTSGTVIGRPDIEVYTATTEVEPGTRTELDLVLSNDGRLSRGGPPQYESRVTTARGVSVEVEAGETPFEINTGRVAVGDVPRGTTAANPVSITVPEDVDPGRYRIPVTVSYAYTVSVQYDSVGSPTYNDLTREETQYVTLRVRDQAQFDVVDSETTAQIGDTGTISVELHNGGTLPARDASVVLSSPTDELTFGSGSESSTGYVGTWEPGTNETVDYTVSFDDEATLRNYSLTVTVEYEDTDGIARSSDPMAVGLRPDREQTFALRDANTTLRVGEDGTFSGTVVNRGPDTARQPVVVLQTSNPNVNLETDEYALEALAPDETGTFAFDVSISDGASASTQQFNATVRYRNERGDVRRSDALEQRVVIEPQRDRFRIEAVDRTAVAGGTTTLDVRVTNLGDEPLRDIEAKAFVQTPLSSDDDEGIVSRLEPGETATITIGLSASDGALEKQYPVSLDFQYELPDGDTEVSKTYRIPVTVERQRSGGLPLVPITVGIVVAVVGLGLFVRSRRGGEDGSD comes from the coding sequence ATGCAAGCCACACACCGTAACGCCCTCTTCGCGGCTCTCGTCGTCGTCGCCACCGTTGCCGCCGCCGGCGCCGTCACCGGACAGTCCACCTCCGGCACCGTCATTGGTCGTCCGGACATCGAGGTGTACACCGCGACGACGGAGGTCGAACCCGGAACGCGGACCGAACTCGATCTGGTCCTCTCGAACGACGGCCGCCTGAGCAGGGGCGGGCCGCCACAGTACGAGAGCCGCGTCACCACTGCCCGCGGCGTGTCGGTCGAGGTCGAAGCCGGCGAGACACCCTTCGAAATCAACACCGGACGAGTCGCCGTCGGCGACGTCCCCCGTGGGACCACCGCTGCCAATCCGGTCTCGATCACCGTCCCCGAAGACGTCGATCCCGGTCGGTACCGGATTCCCGTCACCGTCTCCTACGCCTACACCGTGAGCGTCCAGTACGACTCCGTCGGCTCCCCGACGTACAACGACCTCACGCGCGAGGAGACACAGTACGTCACGCTCCGGGTGCGCGACCAGGCCCAGTTCGACGTGGTCGACAGCGAGACGACGGCACAGATCGGTGACACCGGAACCATCTCCGTGGAACTCCACAACGGTGGAACCCTGCCGGCACGCGACGCGAGCGTCGTCCTCTCCTCCCCGACCGACGAACTCACGTTCGGGAGCGGCTCGGAATCCTCGACCGGCTACGTCGGCACCTGGGAACCGGGAACGAACGAGACGGTCGACTACACCGTCTCCTTCGACGACGAGGCGACGCTCCGGAACTACAGTTTGACCGTAACCGTCGAGTACGAGGACACGGACGGCATCGCCCGCAGTTCGGACCCGATGGCGGTCGGGCTTCGCCCCGACCGCGAACAGACCTTCGCGCTCCGCGATGCGAACACGACGCTCCGGGTCGGCGAAGATGGGACGTTCTCCGGAACCGTCGTCAACCGCGGTCCCGATACGGCCCGACAGCCCGTGGTCGTGTTGCAGACGTCCAACCCGAACGTCAACCTCGAAACCGACGAGTACGCGCTCGAAGCGCTCGCCCCCGACGAGACCGGGACGTTCGCCTTCGACGTGTCGATCAGCGATGGGGCGAGCGCCAGCACCCAACAGTTCAACGCCACCGTCCGCTACCGGAACGAGCGCGGCGACGTCCGCCGGAGCGACGCGCTGGAACAGCGGGTGGTCATCGAACCTCAGCGGGATCGGTTCCGTATCGAGGCGGTCGACCGCACCGCCGTGGCCGGCGGGACGACGACGCTTGACGTCCGTGTGACCAATCTGGGCGACGAACCGTTACGCGACATCGAGGCCAAGGCGTTCGTCCAGACCCCACTGTCGAGCGACGACGACGAGGGCATCGTCTCTCGACTCGAACCCGGGGAGACGGCGACGATCACTATCGGTCTGAGTGCCAGCGATGGGGCCCTCGAGAAGCAGTATCCCGTCTCGCTCGACTTCCAGTACGAACTCCCGGACGGCGACACTGAAGTGTCCAAAACCTACCGGATCCCGGTCACGGTCGAACGGCAACGAAGCGGGGGGCTGCCCCTCGTGCCGATCACCGTCGGCATCGTCGTCGCCGTCGTCGGCCTGGGGCTGTTCGTCCGGTCGCGCCGAGGCGGTGAGGACGGGAGCGACTGA
- a CDS encoding chemotaxis protein CheW: MPDESEKHPDRRNGETHMSDGETADHPAESELDEQIEAALNEIDVADAAGSTDEGDVDRSVPSFGDAPADGADGADESSGTADEETISVLEFVLGDERYCLDISFIEQIVERGTITRIPNAPPFVEGVIDLRGDITTVIDPKETLAAEDDDDGDLIVVFDSSRMDDEWSVGWAVDGVRRVSTVSLAEIKDSPVDEPWINGVVKRDEDGEFVIWTEPGELMRTDA, encoded by the coding sequence GTGCCCGACGAGTCCGAGAAACACCCCGACCGCCGGAACGGAGAGACACACATGAGCGACGGCGAGACGGCAGACCACCCCGCCGAGTCGGAACTCGACGAGCAGATCGAGGCGGCGCTGAACGAGATAGACGTGGCCGATGCGGCTGGGTCGACCGACGAGGGCGACGTCGATCGATCGGTCCCCTCGTTCGGTGATGCACCGGCCGACGGTGCCGACGGTGCCGACGAGTCGTCGGGGACGGCCGACGAGGAGACCATCTCTGTCTTGGAGTTCGTCCTCGGCGACGAGCGGTACTGTCTGGACATCTCCTTCATCGAACAGATCGTCGAACGCGGCACGATCACCCGTATCCCGAACGCGCCGCCGTTCGTCGAGGGAGTGATCGATCTCCGGGGCGATATCACGACTGTCATCGACCCCAAGGAGACGCTGGCGGCCGAGGACGACGATGACGGCGATCTCATCGTCGTCTTCGATTCATCGCGGATGGACGACGAGTGGAGCGTCGGGTGGGCGGTCGATGGCGTCCGCCGGGTCTCGACGGTTTCTCTGGCGGAGATCAAAGACTCCCCCGTCGACGAACCGTGGATCAACGGCGTGGTCAAGCGGGACGAGGACGGCGAATTCGTCATCTGGACGGAACCGGGCGAGCTCATGCGGACCGACGCCTGA